In Pedobacter sp. W3I1, one DNA window encodes the following:
- a CDS encoding DUF2281 domain-containing protein, translating into MDQLHILEKIKMIPVAYQQEVEDFIDFILQKKVKKKDEEKTKRKLGLLKGKMKMGDDFNAPLDDFKDYM; encoded by the coding sequence ATGGATCAGTTGCATATTTTAGAAAAAATTAAAATGATCCCTGTTGCCTATCAGCAAGAGGTAGAAGACTTTATTGATTTTATTTTACAAAAGAAAGTAAAGAAAAAAGATGAAGAAAAAACCAAAAGAAAACTTGGCTTACTTAAAGGAAAGATGAAAATGGGTGATGATTTTAATGCCCCGCTGGATGATTTCAAAGATTACATGTAG
- the accC gene encoding acetyl-CoA carboxylase biotin carboxylase subunit, whose protein sequence is MFKKILIANRGEIALRIIRTCKEMGIKTVAVYSTADRESLHVRFADEAVCIGPPPSKDSYLNIPNIISAAELTNADAIHPGYGFLSENAKFSNICREYNIKFIGATPEQINGMGDKASAKETMKIAGVPTIPGSEGLLSSVKEGIAIANEMGYPVILKATAGGGGRGMRVVWKDEDFENAWDSARQESGAAFGNDGLYLEKYIEDPRHIEIQIIGDQFGKACHLSERDCSIQRRHQKLVEESPSPFMTDELRVRMGEAAIKGAMAVNYEGAGTIEFLVDKHRNFYFMEMNTRIQVEHPVTEEVINFDLIKEQIKVAAGIPISGKNYFPNMHAIECRINAEDPANNFRPSPGRITNFHSPGGHGVRVDTHVYAGYSIPSNYDSMIAKLICVAQTREEAICTMERALGEFVIEGVKTTIPFHLQLMKDPNFRAGNFTTKFMETFEFSEG, encoded by the coding sequence ATGTTTAAAAAAATACTAATTGCCAACAGGGGTGAAATCGCTTTGCGTATTATCCGTACCTGTAAGGAAATGGGCATCAAAACGGTTGCTGTTTACTCTACCGCAGATCGCGAGAGTTTACACGTACGTTTTGCTGATGAGGCTGTTTGTATTGGCCCCCCACCTAGTAAAGATTCTTATTTAAATATTCCAAATATCATTTCGGCCGCAGAATTAACTAACGCCGATGCCATACACCCAGGTTATGGTTTCTTATCAGAAAATGCTAAGTTTTCTAATATTTGCCGCGAGTACAACATCAAATTTATTGGTGCTACCCCAGAACAGATTAATGGCATGGGCGATAAAGCTTCTGCAAAAGAAACCATGAAAATTGCTGGTGTACCAACCATTCCAGGATCTGAAGGCTTGCTGAGCAGCGTTAAAGAAGGTATTGCAATCGCCAATGAAATGGGCTATCCTGTTATCCTAAAAGCAACTGCCGGTGGTGGTGGCCGTGGTATGCGTGTAGTTTGGAAAGATGAAGATTTTGAAAATGCATGGGATAGTGCCCGTCAGGAATCTGGTGCAGCCTTTGGTAACGATGGTTTATACTTAGAGAAATATATCGAAGATCCACGCCACATTGAAATCCAGATTATCGGAGATCAGTTTGGTAAAGCCTGCCATTTATCGGAGCGCGATTGTTCTATTCAGCGCCGCCACCAGAAATTGGTTGAGGAATCTCCTTCTCCTTTCATGACAGATGAACTTCGTGTAAGAATGGGTGAAGCAGCTATTAAAGGTGCAATGGCTGTAAATTACGAAGGAGCAGGAACAATCGAATTTTTGGTTGATAAACACCGTAACTTCTATTTTATGGAAATGAATACCCGTATCCAGGTAGAGCATCCGGTTACAGAAGAGGTAATCAACTTCGATTTAATTAAAGAACAGATTAAAGTTGCTGCCGGAATTCCAATTTCAGGTAAAAATTACTTTCCTAACATGCACGCAATTGAGTGCCGGATCAATGCAGAAGATCCGGCAAATAACTTCCGTCCATCACCGGGACGAATTACCAATTTCCACTCTCCGGGTGGCCATGGTGTTCGTGTTGATACACACGTTTATGCTGGCTATTCAATTCCATCTAACTACGATTCGATGATTGCCAAATTAATCTGTGTGGCACAAACACGCGAAGAGGCAATTTGTACGATGGAACGCGCTTTAGGTGAATTTGTAATTGAAGGTGTAAAAACAACCATTCCTTTCCATCTGCAGTTGATGAAAGATCCGAACTTCAGAGCAGGAAATTTTACTACGAAATTTATGGAAACGTTCGAGTTTTCGGAAGGATAA
- the accB gene encoding acetyl-CoA carboxylase biotin carboxyl carrier protein, which yields MDIKQIQELIKFVSRSGVNEVAIEQENFKITIKTNQAPTVVHATVPQAPLVQAAAPVAIAPTAPNAATPAVPAAEDTSKYITIKSPMIGTFYRSASPDKPMFVNVGDEISTGKVVCIIEAMKLFNEIESEVSGRIVKILVDNASPVEYDQPLFLVEPI from the coding sequence ATGGATATCAAACAAATACAGGAACTGATTAAATTTGTTTCTCGTTCTGGAGTAAATGAAGTTGCTATTGAGCAGGAAAACTTCAAAATCACGATCAAAACAAACCAAGCGCCAACAGTTGTGCATGCTACCGTACCACAGGCTCCGCTTGTACAGGCTGCTGCCCCTGTTGCTATAGCTCCTACTGCTCCAAATGCAGCAACACCTGCTGTACCAGCTGCAGAAGACACCTCAAAATACATTACGATTAAATCGCCAATGATCGGTACTTTCTATCGTTCAGCTAGTCCAGATAAACCAATGTTTGTTAATGTTGGTGATGAAATTAGCACAGGTAAAGTAGTTTGTATTATCGAGGCAATGAAACTTTTTAACGAAATTGAAAGTGAAGTTTCGGGCCGTATCGTTAAAATCCTGGTTGATAATGCATCGCCGGTAGAATATGACCAACCGTTATTTTTAGTAGAACCTATTTAG
- a CDS encoding M28 family peptidase, whose product MNKKFLTLGLASLVTASCFSQVKPLIPNKDAIKFSKAISPENAYKHLSVLASDAYEGRETGTKGAWMAADYIRDYFKSLGLKAPVNGSYFQKIDLVNVTLKESHLTVNGQPKEYQKDYLVSPSLISDKGFTLSANELVFIGYGLKKDTYNDFSGTDIKGKVVIMFNGGDPTVKPGTRIDRAAYRATLEARAKYFAENNVKAIILIDPAVDRITENTKQTLKNGKVMVKTNAAIEAQKQNDIPRISISVALANDLLKASNTTVADLQKKITDSQAPASQVLNVPFSASAAKTETPVRCENVLGYLEGSDPALKKEVLVLTGHYDHIGLVTDPDAKDKVNNGADDDGSGTTGVLLMAKAFTDAKKAGKGSKRSLLFMTVVGEEKGLWGSEWYSEHPVFPVENTIADLNTDMIGRTGEEYLGTPDSANYIYSVGSKMLSSDLANISEQVNATYTKMKLDYKYDDPKDPEQIYYRSDHYNFAKLGIPIIFYYDGMLQQDYHKPGDEVSKINFPLLAKRAKLTYFTAWELANRAKRPAVDMDGKGNPKK is encoded by the coding sequence ATGAACAAAAAGTTTTTAACCCTTGGCTTGGCATCGCTTGTTACGGCAAGTTGCTTTAGTCAGGTAAAGCCCCTTATACCGAATAAGGATGCCATAAAATTCAGTAAGGCCATTAGCCCTGAAAATGCGTATAAACACCTTTCAGTATTGGCTTCTGATGCCTACGAAGGCCGTGAAACAGGAACAAAAGGCGCCTGGATGGCTGCTGATTATATCCGTGATTATTTCAAATCATTGGGTTTAAAAGCGCCAGTAAATGGCAGTTATTTCCAAAAAATTGATTTGGTAAATGTTACCTTAAAAGAAAGCCATTTAACGGTTAACGGTCAGCCTAAAGAATACCAGAAAGATTATTTGGTATCTCCCAGCTTAATCAGCGATAAAGGTTTTACTCTCTCAGCCAACGAGCTTGTATTTATCGGTTATGGTTTAAAGAAAGACACTTATAACGATTTTTCAGGTACCGATATTAAAGGAAAAGTGGTTATCATGTTCAACGGTGGAGATCCGACCGTAAAACCGGGTACAAGAATTGATAGGGCAGCTTATCGTGCTACACTTGAGGCCAGGGCAAAATATTTCGCAGAAAATAATGTTAAAGCCATTATCCTGATCGATCCGGCTGTTGATAGAATAACTGAAAACACCAAGCAAACCCTTAAAAATGGCAAGGTAATGGTGAAAACCAATGCTGCTATCGAAGCTCAAAAACAAAACGATATTCCACGCATCTCGATATCTGTTGCTTTGGCAAACGATCTGTTAAAGGCCTCGAACACTACTGTGGCTGATCTGCAAAAGAAAATAACAGATAGTCAGGCTCCTGCCTCGCAAGTATTAAACGTACCTTTCTCAGCAAGTGCTGCAAAAACAGAAACACCAGTTAGATGCGAAAATGTTCTGGGTTACTTGGAAGGTTCAGATCCGGCACTTAAAAAAGAAGTATTAGTCCTTACCGGTCACTATGACCATATTGGCTTAGTAACTGATCCGGATGCAAAAGATAAAGTAAACAACGGAGCTGATGATGATGGATCGGGAACTACAGGTGTTTTATTAATGGCAAAAGCATTTACTGACGCCAAAAAAGCAGGAAAAGGTTCAAAACGCAGTCTCCTTTTCATGACTGTTGTAGGCGAAGAAAAAGGACTTTGGGGTTCTGAATGGTATTCGGAGCATCCGGTTTTCCCTGTTGAAAACACCATTGCTGATTTAAATACGGATATGATTGGCCGTACGGGTGAAGAATATTTAGGTACGCCAGATTCAGCAAACTACATTTACTCAGTAGGCTCAAAAATGTTGAGCAGCGATTTAGCAAATATTAGCGAACAGGTTAACGCAACCTATACCAAAATGAAACTGGATTATAAATACGATGATCCAAAAGATCCTGAGCAGATTTATTACCGTTCAGATCACTACAACTTCGCAAAGTTGGGCATTCCAATTATCTTCTATTACGATGGAATGTTGCAACAAGATTACCACAAACCTGGTGACGAAGTAAGCAAAATCAATTTTCCACTTTTAGCCAAAAGAGCTAAACTAACCTACTTTACCGCATGGGAACTGGCCAACAGAGCTAAACGCCCGGCCGTAGATATGGACGGAAAAGGAAATCCAAAGAAATAA
- the rpiB gene encoding ribose 5-phosphate isomerase B, with product MSDTKIKIAIGADHAGFEYKEILKDFLQDYEVKDFGTYSENSVDYPDFAHPVAAAVENGEFTYGILLCGSANGVAITANKHQHIRAGLCWENEVASLVRKHNNANVLCIPARFVSEELAKEITTTFLTTEFEGGRHQNRVEKISC from the coding sequence ATGTCTGATACAAAAATTAAAATTGCTATTGGAGCGGATCACGCCGGGTTTGAATACAAAGAAATATTAAAAGATTTTTTACAGGATTACGAAGTAAAAGATTTTGGTACTTACTCAGAAAATTCTGTTGATTATCCAGATTTTGCCCATCCTGTTGCTGCTGCTGTAGAAAATGGAGAATTTACTTACGGGATTTTACTTTGTGGATCGGCAAATGGTGTAGCCATCACCGCGAACAAACATCAGCATATCAGGGCAGGTTTATGCTGGGAAAATGAAGTTGCTTCTTTAGTCCGCAAACACAATAACGCAAACGTTTTGTGTATACCTGCAAGATTTGTTTCAGAAGAACTGGCCAAAGAAATTACCACAACTTTTTTAACTACTGAATTTGAGGGCGGCCGTCACCAGAACAGGGTTGAAAAAATTTCGTGTTAA
- a CDS encoding beta-ketoacyl-ACP synthase III, with product MSKIHAAITAVNGYVPDYVLTNAELETMVDTSDEWITSRTGIKERRILKGEGLGTSDMAVHAVNGLLKKRGIDAKEIELIIFCTTTPDFTFPATANVLADKIGATNAWGYDLQAACSGFIFGLSTGASFIESGRHKKVLVVGGDKMSSIINYEDRTTCIIFGDGCGCALLEPNEEGLGIQDSILRTDGSGRDFLGMKAGGSVMPATHETIDARLHFAHQEGPTVFKFAVTNMADVAAEIMERNGLTADDVAWLVPHQANKRIIDATANRMGVTTDKVMINIERYGNTTNGTIPLCLWEWESRLRKGDNIVLAAFGGGFTWGSVYLKWAYDTN from the coding sequence ATGAGTAAAATTCACGCTGCTATTACAGCAGTAAATGGTTACGTTCCCGACTATGTGCTTACAAACGCAGAGTTAGAAACCATGGTTGATACTTCGGATGAATGGATTACCAGTAGAACAGGGATTAAAGAACGTAGAATTTTAAAAGGAGAAGGTTTAGGTACTTCCGATATGGCTGTTCATGCCGTAAACGGTTTACTTAAGAAGAGAGGAATTGATGCAAAAGAAATTGAACTGATTATCTTTTGCACCACTACTCCGGATTTTACTTTCCCTGCAACGGCAAACGTTTTAGCAGATAAAATTGGTGCTACAAATGCATGGGGTTACGATTTACAGGCAGCCTGTTCTGGCTTTATTTTCGGACTTTCTACAGGCGCATCATTCATTGAGTCGGGAAGACACAAAAAGGTTTTAGTAGTTGGTGGCGATAAAATGTCGTCAATCATCAATTACGAAGACCGTACAACCTGTATCATTTTTGGAGATGGTTGTGGCTGTGCCTTATTAGAACCAAACGAAGAAGGTTTAGGTATCCAGGATTCTATTTTAAGAACAGATGGTTCCGGAAGAGATTTCTTAGGGATGAAAGCAGGTGGTTCGGTTATGCCGGCAACACATGAAACTATTGACGCAAGATTACATTTTGCACACCAGGAGGGCCCAACAGTATTTAAATTTGCGGTAACCAATATGGCCGATGTTGCTGCAGAGATTATGGAACGTAACGGCTTAACTGCTGATGATGTTGCATGGTTAGTGCCTCACCAAGCCAATAAACGCATTATCGATGCCACTGCAAACCGCATGGGCGTAACCACCGATAAAGTAATGATCAACATTGAACGTTACGGAAATACAACCAACGGAACTATTCCTTTATGTTTATGGGAATGGGAAAGCAGGTTGAGAAAAGGCGACAACATCGTTTTAGCGGCATTTGGTGGTGGTTTCACCTGGGGTTCAGTATACCTTAAATGGGCTTACGATACTAATTAG
- a CDS encoding type II toxin-antitoxin system VapC family toxin: MKKYLLDTHVLLWMQDDNIALSKPARKILEDSTTQLYLSIASLWEITIKQSLGKLRLEYSLDELIDSCNTNNITILPIDYGTLKILKDLPFIHRDPFDRIMIATSMELDLDLISNDEITKKYTTRIVW; encoded by the coding sequence GTGAAAAAATACTTGCTTGATACCCATGTTTTACTTTGGATGCAAGATGATAATATTGCATTATCTAAGCCCGCAAGAAAAATTCTAGAAGATTCAACTACTCAACTCTACTTAAGCATAGCTAGCCTGTGGGAAATTACGATAAAACAATCTCTTGGGAAATTACGATTAGAATATTCATTAGATGAACTCATAGATTCCTGTAATACGAATAACATTACCATTCTTCCAATAGATTACGGAACATTGAAAATACTTAAAGATTTACCATTTATACATCGTGATCCATTTGACAGAATTATGATTGCAACCAGTATGGAATTAGATTTAGATCTCATTTCCAATGATGAAATAACTAAAAAATATACAACCAGAATTGTCTGGTAG
- the tatC gene encoding twin-arginine translocase subunit TatC has product MSDTKKTSLTKAIGQKSTTLEAEMSFFDHLDVLRKHLIRAVIAIAVFTGIAFYFNEFILDKIIFGPKKPDFWTYRMMCKLVEKFPSLGADMCITKINGEIINTEMAGQFNLQLNVCVMCGIVVGFPYLLWEVWRFIKPALHENERKSASGFVFFASALFIIGIFFGYFIVCPLSVNFLTGYTVSAEIKNTFTVDSYLSSVATLTLGTGIIFELPVIIFILSKLGLMTPKLMRSSRRYAAVIILIIAAIVTPTPDIMTMLIVATPLFLLYELSIFVSAYIEKKKKKADAAFYAN; this is encoded by the coding sequence ATGAGCGACACTAAAAAAACTTCACTTACAAAAGCTATCGGGCAAAAGAGCACCACCTTAGAGGCAGAAATGTCTTTTTTCGATCACCTGGATGTTCTCCGTAAACATTTAATCAGAGCCGTAATTGCCATTGCCGTTTTTACGGGTATCGCTTTTTACTTCAATGAATTCATCTTAGATAAAATCATATTTGGCCCAAAAAAGCCCGATTTCTGGACTTACAGGATGATGTGCAAACTGGTAGAAAAATTTCCTTCACTTGGTGCAGATATGTGTATCACTAAAATTAATGGAGAGATTATTAACACCGAAATGGCAGGTCAGTTTAACCTGCAATTGAATGTTTGCGTAATGTGCGGTATCGTGGTTGGTTTCCCTTATTTATTATGGGAAGTTTGGCGTTTTATTAAACCAGCGTTACACGAAAATGAACGTAAATCGGCAAGTGGCTTTGTATTCTTCGCCTCGGCACTTTTCATTATCGGTATCTTTTTTGGCTACTTTATAGTATGCCCATTATCAGTTAACTTTTTAACGGGTTATACGGTAAGTGCCGAAATCAAAAATACATTCACAGTTGATTCGTATCTATCATCTGTTGCAACTTTAACTTTAGGTACCGGAATTATCTTCGAGCTTCCGGTTATTATTTTCATCCTATCGAAACTTGGCTTGATGACACCAAAGCTCATGAGGTCAAGCAGAAGGTATGCCGCCGTAATCATCTTAATTATTGCCGCCATCGTTACGCCAACGCCTGATATTATGACGATGCTGATTGTAGCTACGCCATTGTTCTTACTTTATGAACTGAGTATTTTTGTTTCAGCCTACATAGAAAAAAAGAAGAAAAAGGCCGATGCTGCTTTCTACGCTAACTAA
- the rpmF gene encoding 50S ribosomal protein L32 codes for MAHPKRKISKQRKNKRRTHYKAVTPSLATCSATGAIHVPHRAYNVDGNLYYNGKLVIENTQIG; via the coding sequence ATGGCACATCCAAAACGGAAAATCTCGAAACAGAGAAAAAATAAAAGAAGAACACACTATAAAGCTGTTACTCCTTCTTTAGCAACATGCTCGGCAACAGGTGCTATTCACGTACCTCACCGTGCTTACAACGTTGATGGTAACTTATACTACAACGGCAAACTGGTTATCGAAAATACTCAGATTGGGTAA
- the plsX gene encoding phosphate acyltransferase PlsX: MKIGLDIMGGDYAPKAIVLGAIAAHQSLNAGEHLVLIGDTEQIKPILAEEGFNPDHFEYVHTDEVIGMGEHPTKAIVQKPNSSIAVGFNLLKEGKIDSFASAGNSGAMLVGAVFSVKTIPGIIRPCLCTILPKIKGGTGLLLDVGANADCKPDILLQFGVLGSLYAENLLQINDPKVALINIGEEDEKGNMLSMATFPLMKETNLFNFVGNVEGRDLFNDKADVIVCDGFTGNIMLKLAESFYVLTIKKGLKDEFFDRFNYEQYGGSPVLGVNAPVVIGHGISSPLAVKNMVLQSREMITTGLVEKIRIAFK; this comes from the coding sequence ATGAAAATAGGCCTCGACATAATGGGCGGAGACTATGCTCCCAAAGCAATTGTTTTGGGAGCAATAGCTGCTCATCAATCGCTTAACGCTGGAGAGCATTTAGTTCTTATTGGCGATACCGAACAGATTAAACCCATTCTTGCAGAAGAAGGTTTTAATCCAGATCATTTTGAATACGTTCATACTGATGAAGTAATTGGTATGGGCGAACATCCCACCAAAGCAATCGTTCAGAAACCAAATTCGAGCATAGCAGTTGGTTTTAACCTTTTAAAAGAAGGCAAAATCGATTCTTTCGCTAGTGCTGGTAACTCTGGAGCCATGTTGGTTGGCGCAGTTTTTAGCGTTAAAACCATCCCGGGCATTATCCGCCCTTGTTTATGTACAATTCTTCCGAAAATTAAAGGCGGTACCGGCTTATTATTAGATGTAGGTGCAAATGCCGACTGCAAACCCGATATTTTATTACAATTTGGCGTTTTAGGCAGCTTATATGCAGAAAATCTTTTGCAGATTAATGACCCCAAAGTTGCCCTGATAAATATTGGCGAAGAAGATGAGAAAGGAAATATGTTAAGCATGGCTACTTTCCCGTTAATGAAAGAAACCAATCTCTTCAACTTTGTTGGGAATGTGGAAGGAAGAGATTTATTTAACGATAAAGCAGATGTAATTGTATGTGATGGTTTTACCGGAAATATAATGCTAAAATTAGCAGAATCGTTTTATGTATTGACCATCAAAAAGGGACTTAAAGATGAGTTCTTCGATCGTTTTAATTATGAACAATATGGTGGAAGTCCGGTTTTAGGTGTTAACGCTCCTGTGGTTATCGGACATGGAATTTCTAGTCCGTTAGCCGTTAAAAATATGGTTCTGCAATCCAGAGAAATGATCACCACAGGTTTGGTAGAAAAAATTAGAATTGCATTTAAATAA
- a CDS encoding LVIVD repeat-containing protein yields the protein MKKNLINAVLLLLVFTVFTNCKKDEYEMIQIAKRISVQEMRALPVGLTKAIPAKRTGKIYIYNDYLFINEPNEGIHIYNNTNPSAPVNMGFLKIPGNVDLAIHNNILYADSFIDLLAFDISNLNGIKQVKRVTDVFNQLYSAGAQKYLYTYKDTLVKKQTYKKGIFKDAAYSSNSLSQSSSTGQGGSMARFTLMNDYLYTVGVNNLSLFDVKTASNPTFLKAINLGWGVETIFPYESKLFIGTNRGMHIFSATDPANPIQLSTYSHIFACDPVVVQGKYAYVTLRTGNMCMQASNQLEVVDIEDPTKPKQVAVYPMQNPHGLSTSGDHLFLCEGNYGIKSFNIANKIKIGNNMLQHLINIKSFDVIAGPKSLIVTGEDGVYQFNYNDAANLKQLSIIKDQL from the coding sequence ATGAAAAAAAATCTGATTAACGCAGTACTCCTTCTACTTGTTTTCACTGTATTTACGAACTGTAAAAAAGATGAGTACGAAATGATACAGATTGCAAAAAGGATATCTGTTCAGGAAATGAGGGCGCTGCCTGTAGGATTGACCAAAGCCATTCCAGCCAAAAGAACCGGGAAAATTTACATTTACAACGATTATCTCTTCATTAATGAACCCAATGAAGGTATTCATATCTACAACAATACCAATCCGAGTGCGCCAGTAAACATGGGTTTTCTGAAAATTCCGGGAAACGTAGATTTAGCCATTCACAACAATATCCTTTACGCCGACAGTTTTATTGACTTACTGGCTTTTGATATCTCGAACTTGAACGGTATCAAACAAGTGAAAAGAGTAACTGATGTTTTCAATCAATTGTATTCGGCGGGTGCTCAAAAATACCTTTACACTTATAAAGATACCCTGGTAAAGAAGCAAACTTACAAAAAAGGGATATTTAAGGATGCCGCTTACAGCAGCAACTCTTTATCGCAAAGTAGTTCTACCGGGCAAGGTGGCTCGATGGCCAGATTTACCTTAATGAATGACTATTTATATACTGTTGGCGTGAATAATTTAAGTCTGTTTGACGTTAAAACCGCATCAAACCCAACTTTCCTGAAGGCTATTAATTTGGGTTGGGGTGTTGAAACCATCTTTCCTTACGAAAGCAAATTATTTATAGGTACCAATAGAGGCATGCACATTTTTAGCGCTACCGATCCGGCCAACCCGATACAGTTATCCACATACAGCCATATTTTTGCCTGCGACCCCGTAGTGGTGCAAGGAAAATATGCTTATGTTACTTTACGTACCGGCAATATGTGCATGCAGGCAAGCAACCAATTAGAAGTTGTAGATATTGAAGATCCAACGAAACCGAAACAGGTTGCAGTTTATCCCATGCAAAACCCACACGGCCTAAGTACAAGTGGCGATCATTTATTTCTCTGCGAAGGTAATTATGGAATAAAGAGCTTTAATATTGCCAATAAAATCAAAATAGGCAATAACATGCTTCAACATTTAATTAATATCAAAAGCTTTGATGTTATTGCAGGTCCTAAATCTTTAATCGTTACCGGAGAAGATGGCGTATATCAATTTAATTATAACGATGCGGCAAATTTAAAGCAACTGAGCATAATTAAAGACCAACTTTAA
- a CDS encoding LutB/LldF family L-lactate oxidation iron-sulfur protein has product MNIAEEFLEKSDEKAFDLPHRKTINYNIGKYNAAVERGLSKFENLEASKKKAHVIKWRVMENLDKFLPEFESNFQRRGGKVIWANNAEEAQQEILNIIKRNNGKTVIKSKSMTTEEIHLNDFLEKNNIESLESDLGEYIVQLLGQAPYHIVTPAMHLSATDIAQLFHDKFGTPIDATPPQLVQKARELLRDKYLTADIGISGGNFLIADTGSIALTENEGNARLSTTFPKIHIAIVGIEKVIPSIADLDLFWPLLASHGTGQNLTVYNTILSGPRQPNETDGPEEMYVILLDNGRTNLLAQKDQRQGLYCIRCGACLNACPVYKNIGGHTYNTTYSGPIGSVITPHLKGMEEFKHLSYASSLCGKCSEVCPVKIDIHKMLLLNRRDAAAGHENGKKEEIGWNMFSRMMLKRKWMDFFGGKFKNFMLKRFFKKSWGKYREMPKVADKSFAKQWEELKKSKES; this is encoded by the coding sequence ATGAATATCGCCGAGGAATTTTTAGAGAAATCTGACGAGAAAGCTTTCGATTTACCGCATCGTAAAACCATAAATTATAATATTGGGAAATACAATGCGGCTGTTGAACGGGGCTTATCAAAATTCGAAAATTTAGAGGCATCCAAAAAAAAGGCACACGTAATTAAATGGCGTGTGATGGAAAACCTCGATAAATTCTTACCAGAGTTCGAATCAAATTTTCAACGGCGCGGCGGCAAGGTGATCTGGGCAAATAATGCCGAAGAAGCACAACAGGAAATCCTCAACATCATCAAAAGAAACAACGGTAAAACAGTTATTAAATCAAAATCGATGACCACCGAGGAAATTCACTTAAACGATTTTCTGGAAAAGAACAACATCGAATCTTTAGAAAGCGATTTGGGCGAGTACATTGTTCAATTGCTTGGTCAGGCGCCATATCATATTGTTACCCCGGCCATGCACCTCAGTGCAACAGATATTGCACAATTATTTCACGATAAATTTGGCACACCTATCGATGCCACTCCTCCTCAGCTCGTACAAAAAGCAAGAGAATTACTCCGCGATAAATACCTTACCGCTGATATCGGTATTAGTGGTGGAAACTTTTTAATTGCCGATACCGGAAGTATTGCGCTTACCGAAAATGAAGGCAATGCACGTTTAAGTACAACTTTCCCTAAAATTCATATTGCTATTGTAGGCATTGAAAAGGTAATTCCTTCTATTGCTGATCTGGATCTATTCTGGCCTTTATTGGCATCGCACGGAACCGGGCAAAACTTAACGGTTTATAATACTATTTTAAGCGGTCCACGCCAACCCAATGAAACAGATGGGCCAGAGGAAATGTATGTGATTTTGCTGGATAATGGCCGTACCAATTTATTGGCACAAAAAGACCAGCGGCAGGGCTTGTACTGCATCCGTTGTGGTGCCTGCTTAAATGCTTGCCCGGTGTACAAAAATATTGGTGGCCATACTTATAATACAACCTATAGTGGCCCAATTGGTTCGGTTATTACTCCCCATTTAAAGGGCATGGAAGAATTTAAACATTTAAGCTATGCATCTAGTCTTTGCGGCAAATGTTCAGAGGTTTGCCCGGTAAAAATCGATATCCATAAAATGCTCTTACTTAACCGTAGAGATGCTGCCGCAGGACACGAAAATGGCAAAAAAGAAGAAATCGGCTGGAACATGTTCAGCAGAATGATGCTAAAACGCAAATGGATGGATTTCTTCGGTGGAAAGTTTAAAAACTTTATGCTCAAAAGATTCTTCAAAAAGAGCTGGGGCAAATACCGGGAGATGCCTAAAGTTGCCGATAAATCTTTTGCAAAACAATGGGAAGAATTGAAAAAAAGTAAGGAGTCTTAA